Proteins encoded by one window of Terriglobales bacterium:
- a CDS encoding sulfite exporter TauE/SafE family protein, protein MTVLQFTVLVWMGSFVAGFLGSLTGLGGGVVLVPLLTLVFKVDIRYAVGASLVSVIATSSGAAAAYVKEGFSNIRIGMFLEVATTIGALVGAFLATKVPTAGIAIIFGAVLLYSAYLSARPPAEKLGQQPDRLGTLLRMNGSYPTDHGPQPYFVHRVPAGFGLMFGAGTLSGLLGIGSGAVKVLAMDQAMRIPFKVSTTTSNFMIGVTAAASAGIYLRRGYIDPGLSMPVMLGVLAGSLLGAKTLVKAKTHSLRLIFSAVIVALGIEMIYHGLTSAM, encoded by the coding sequence ATGACCGTTCTTCAATTCACAGTTCTTGTCTGGATGGGATCCTTCGTCGCCGGTTTCTTGGGTTCGCTCACTGGGTTGGGCGGCGGCGTTGTCCTGGTGCCGTTGCTTACACTGGTTTTCAAGGTGGACATCCGTTATGCGGTAGGCGCTTCCCTGGTATCAGTGATCGCAACTTCATCCGGCGCTGCCGCTGCGTACGTCAAAGAAGGATTCTCCAACATCCGCATCGGAATGTTTTTGGAAGTGGCCACAACCATCGGCGCGCTGGTAGGCGCATTCCTGGCCACCAAGGTGCCGACCGCAGGCATCGCAATCATCTTTGGAGCTGTGCTGCTCTATTCCGCCTATCTTTCTGCCAGGCCACCGGCCGAGAAGCTCGGCCAGCAACCAGATCGTCTGGGTACGCTGCTGAGGATGAACGGAAGTTATCCCACGGACCACGGCCCGCAGCCGTATTTCGTCCACCGGGTGCCAGCCGGATTCGGGTTAATGTTCGGCGCAGGAACGCTTTCCGGATTGTTGGGAATCGGGTCGGGTGCAGTGAAGGTGTTGGCAATGGACCAGGCCATGCGAATTCCCTTTAAAGTTTCCACTACTACGAGCAACTTCATGATTGGAGTGACTGCAGCGGCGAGTGCGGGAATCTATCTGCGGCGCGGTTATATTGATCCCGGTCTCTCCATGCCGGTAATGCTGGGCGTCCTGGCGGGGTCGTTGCTCGGTGCAAAGACGCTCGTAAAAGCGAAAACTCACAGCCTGCGTTTGATTTTTAGCGCGGTGATCGTAGCTCTGGGCATCGAGATGATTTATCACGGATTGACGAGCGCGATGTGA